A segment of the Impatiens glandulifera unplaced genomic scaffold, dImpGla2.1, whole genome shotgun sequence genome:
taactagtcagccttattCGAAGCAACACTCAATGCTTATTAAAAATGACACAAGAATTTTAAAGAGAGAGAATAAACTcttaaagaataatattaaaatttaaatactagGTGATTTACAAAGTAATACCGTTGAGGTATTTATAAGACTCATTATGGCTACCACATTAATGAcgcactaatttagggcattccTTCTAACTGTCAATTAGTGTGTCACTAATTTGGGGTATTCCTTCTAACTACTAATTAGtgacacactaatttaggacatgccttttttaatgtcaattaaTGATGCACTAATCTAGGCCATGCCTTTTAAATACCAATTAATGACACTAATATAGCACATGCCTTCCAACTAGAATATTTCTTGGGTTGGGCCTACTTCGACGATTAGACCTCCTCTTGTGCTAGGAATATTGGAGCATTTTGACAAAATGCACGGGATTAATGCTAGTTTACTTAATAATACATTCACATTTGTTCTTCTTATTTACATTTACAGTATTACTTCAAAAGTCATTTAATACTTAAAAGTCATTATTAGATATAAGATTGGAGTCTTAATTTTCGTTGCAACATAAGGCATAAACTAATTTTACTCTTTGTTTGGGAtgtataattacttattttatacgGATATATGAATTATTCATTGAATCGgttaaaactttttaaattaataattattaatttatcgatattaataattattaatttatcgatattaataattattgattaatcgataaattaataactctctaaattaataaattgagatcccgacattattttaattcctcttaattttctaaaaattaaattgagataaaatagtaaaatatttattttaaattatttttttatttttatttttgtcattaattcatataattatttaattatgttttgaccttaattttaattattttaattttatttatttaaaataatttatttttgaattcgaTAGAGAActttctttgaaaaaaaaaaatattaaattatgtatcGAGAGATTTTGAATAAGTTAAATTTGAGTggttacaaatattattaattttaattatatatattttatatttatagaataaaGTAAGTTTAAAGTGAGATGGATAATTAACAGGTTCtgataaaacataatattaatgcGGAAAATGGTTTGTTATGTATTGTACTTGAATAACtgtttatgtatattttacCAAACAAAATATTGTAGATAAAACTTTAGTTGTCTCAGGCTCATCCGATTCTGACACTTATCCTTTGTGGAGccattttcataatttttcagTTTGAACcagaaatataaaattccaaaaaaaaataactattttagtTTAGATTGAACCAgttaatgtaaatattaaatataatatatattaaattttttattatgagatgatatatctaaattttgcaaaaaaaattgaagagcaaagatgaaaataaaaacCTTGAATTGTTATGTAATTGGTTAGCTATATTGAAAGTGACTTATCATCATACATAAAAACAATTCCATCCGTAACGTTTCCATGTTTCCTACATCCAATTTGgctttattttacatttattgaCAAATATGGATGATCATTATTAAGGCATTACCTtatctttcttttatttgtaCTTTTTCCCTAATTCATCGTATTTTGCTTTTGTCCTTTAAaactatttattcattttatattataatatttttattttttaaatattatttttatgtttataaaaattcagtatttaactaattattataataattcagaTGACAAGAGAATCATGTCTAATAgatcaaacataaaataattaattctattaaaaacaccttaaattaaatttatgatcaTTACTAATCATTTCATGATAAATTTACAGactataaagaaaaaaatatttaaagataattattaacccatttttctttctatcttggtttatatatatatattataaaaactttaaaattaatattcggtaaattaataaactctctaaaataataaatttgtatggTCCCGATTTAAGCCaatgtaaaaaaatgaaaaattcgataaaataataaaataatatttttctggGTGATcactttataaattttagtctcaacaaaattataaattaataattcataaaaactgaaacatatatattacattttattgaaatattaactTTCAATTGAAATTTTTCCTCAAGCGTGCTTACATGATTATCTCTCTTGTACTTATATAATTCTTTAAGTAGTTGATCTGACATAGTTGATTTTACAACACCTTTtagattttttagattttagatgAAAAATTATTCTTACATAATTGATTTTACAACACCCTTTAGATAAGAAGTCATCTTCTGAAATAGCGTTTGAATACTCTTAACACATTCATATAATTTAGATAGTGTATGtcaaatttgtttaataatatattcacatctcttcttcttatttatatttatagtatTACTTCAAAAGTCATTTAGTtcttaaaagttattattatatataagattGGTGTCCTAATATTCGTTGCAACTTAATTCTAAGTAGCATAGTCTAATTTAAGTTTTTGTTGGGTATgtataataattacttattttatacgGATATATGAATTATACGTTGAATCGGTTAaaaactctttaaattaataattattaatttatcgataaattaatatttattaattaatcgataaattaataactatctatattaatatataaaaaaaatcgatctcaacattattaatttaaagaatttttttttattgtattctcattttaagtttttttaatccATGATATACTTTATCATGATATACTTTATCGGTTATCCTtcctattgttttttttttattttacccaaattacaataattactttttcattttatttattcccCAAAATCATTTTACCatcaaaataccaaaaatatatatatttaattgttttttctcatcctttttattttttttaggataGTTACTTCAACATATATAGTCTATTTAGAGGGTAGAATGgttattaaacttttaaaaaaaataagtcaaataagaattttatctaaaatccagataaaataaacaaataaataaagaaaacaaaatcaaacaagcttttatttattcatttttacatTGATGATATTTGCTAGTAAGATTTAAGATTTCATTAAAATAGCTTAAATGACTATTAAGTTCAAATTGAAATATGGATAATAAAGGAGTGGTGAGAATAttgatagttaaaaaaaatgacatttccattatatatattagatatagaTATAGGAAAAGAATGCAATATAatcaaattcataataaaatttcatttgtACAATTTTGTTCTATCATCATCTCAAATCATTATAAAAGTGCATCCTTTTCATTTTCCATACAAACCATCCAAGTCATGTGACAATGAAACTGTCCATAACTTGAGTAATTAACCATCAAGATTATCAGAACAAGATTAGGCATGCATGATGCAAGTGCACATCAGATAAGAAAAAAACTCATTCTTTTCAGGGATTCATCCATTTTCAAGGCGATTAAAATCGAGaatttacgtaaaatcgttaaCTAGTTGTAAACTCGTGAAATCTAAAATTTACatgaaatcgtaagagtttaatttgaaaaaataataattatataaaattattatttatatatataattaagtatttgtAGTTGgccaattttaagaaattatattttaatataaatttaattaaaaaataataaataaataaataacactataaaaattatttttacaaaattaattattaattaattaatttaaataaataataactttaatttttaaattaattaatataaatttatttttttaaaagtaaaatcgtaaaatcaaaattatttataaactcgtaaaatcttattatcgtaaatttaaaatagtaagaGTTTCCctatttaagattttatttaaaatcaaactcgTTAACCAGATATGAAATCGTAAATTCCTAAGATTTTAGGAattaactcgagattttaataGACTTGTGATGTTTCCGCCTAAAATTAGTAGTTCCAACCCAAGATGACATGAATTAGGTAACTATTTTAGTTTAGATGGAACCAGTAAATGCAatgcaaatattgaatataatttattttaaattattaattatgagagGATATATCCTAAACTTTGCAGAAAAAATTGAAGAGTAAAGAAAAATGACAAATTCTACACATTTGTTGAATTGTTATGTGACTGGCTAGCTATACAAGGGTGATTATACAACTTCTATTATTGATAGTGACTTTTCATCTATACATAAAAACAATTCCATCAGTAACGTTTCCATGTTTCTTACATCCAATTTGGCTCTATTTTACATTTATTGACAAATATGGGAtcatctttctttatttttactttttatccAATCGTTCATGCAACATTTTTGtcctccaaaattatttattcattttgtttattttttaacaaaaccattggtatgtttataaaaatttagtatttaacaaattattataacaattcACATTACAAGAGTGTGACAAagaaatctaacataaaaaaaaataaaattaaaaaacgtcTTAAATTGAATTGGTGATAAAAAGAATTTCGCGATTATTTcttaaacaaaaaagaaaaacaaatattgaaaaatcattattaactaattttccttctattttttttactttatatctagttgatttatatatatatataatttttttctcatgtTTTTTAATACATCCTTTAACGCTTATCCTTcctattatgttttatttaattttacccAAATCACAATATTTCCtcttttaactttatttattccCCAAACTCATTTTATCCatcaaaataccaaaaacaatatatttaatagttttctctcatcctttttatttttttaagatagtCCTTTCAACatctctctcatctatttagAAGGTAAAATGGTTATTaaactttgaaaaaaaattaaatcaaacaaacaaactctTATTTATTCATTgtatataaaatcaaacaaactcttatttattcattttatattgaTGATATTTGCTAGTAATATTTAAGATTTCATTAAAATAGCTCAAATAACTAGTaagtttaaattgaaataaggATTATAAAGGAGTGGTGagaatattgataatttttttttaaaataataataataaaaacattttcattatatatattagatatagatatatagtaAAAGAATGCAATATAATGAAACTCAtaataaaattccaaaatacaACAATGTACAAATTTGTTCTATCTTCATCTCAAAGCTTTATAAAAGTGCATCCTTACAAACCACCAAATTGATGACAATGGAATTGCCCATAACTTGAGTAATTATCAGAACAAGATTAGACATGCAAGTGCACAACAGAGGAGAAAAAAGCTCATTCTATTGAGAGATTCATCCATTTTCATCAAGTGATGTCTCAGCCTAGGACTAGTAGTAGTTCCAGCaagattatatgaattattaggGTTACCTGATGAATTACCCAAAAATCTCCAGTAAACCAGCTTACCAAAGATCCCATTGTAGCTGCTGATGCTGATGTTGCTAGTTTCTTcaatattatgattattatcaAAGAAAAGTATTGAAGAGTTTGATTCAACAAATTGAATTGCAGGTCTTGGAGGTATTATAACTCCTGATGGATGATCAGAAGAATTATAATCTGTAGTTTGATAGATAGGAACAAGTGTGTCTTGAGATATATCAGATCTACATACAGGACAGCAATATTGTTGTTGCTCTTCTTCGTTTTCATTCGAATTGTTAGTATTCATCCATTTGTAAATGCAAGGCCAGCAATAGAGATGACCACATAATGTCACAACAGGTTCTTCAACTGAATCTAGACATATGTTACAATCAAATCCTCTGCATGACCTTCTTCTTTCCATTTCATCTATTGAATCAGATTCATCTGAATACTTCATTAAATATTCATCTACTTCTTCCTCATGATGATGATTCGATCCAGCTCCTAACGCCTCTTCAAAGTACTCATCCATGTCCAAGTCCAACTAAAGTCATCAAAAGGTAACAGAAATTAGATGATGAagcaataattaataaacaaaccGCTTACTTACATGGATCTAATACtacaaaacaaaattcattCAATCCAAAACTCAAAGTTCAGTTTACTACTCATTCATATGATTCAACTCTCCAAAACGATCAAATATCTATCATCTGATTACAATTATGAGCAGCtaatagatagatagattgagagagagagagagaggataaGCAATGTTTTACCTGTTAAAAGTTGTTATTCCTTGCAGAGCTTTAATGGCGGATATTTTGATTATGAAAGAGATGACCGAAAGCAATTGCAGAGTAAGAAATTACAGTAACACTTCTATTTATATAGGAGAGAGAATTGAAGTGGCCCACGCTGACGGTGACGTGTGCGTATATTAAGCGCGATTTGCGTGACCCAAACACAATCCTAATTACTCtaaatcaaaataacttaatttaattaaaatttatatatatatatatattgtatttaaaaggtctaattaaaattatataaagttatGGTTAATAATGTAATATTAAGGCAATCCAAATTGAATTACATGACAGCTATTAGTTTATTATGAGAAATTTAGCtagacaaattaaatattattttaaattaagagtttttAATAAGGAATGAACatgatatttattatgttaGGAAAAGTCTATTTAATTTCTCGTTTGTTTGTGGTATTTATGTACTCgtcgttaaaataaatatataatataaaataagagaaGTGATGGAGAAGGAATGATATgtatttaataaagtattaaataaataagagaaattatttatttatcttttattaatcctattaattaggttaatataataactaattccTATATTTCTCAAgttatttctctattattactatatatatatatatatatatatatatatatatatatatatataaattatttatttatctcctattaatcctataatatataataactaattccTATAATTTCTCAgttatttctctattattaatatatagaaattatttatgtatctcctattaatcatattaattaggttaatatataataactaatttctatcatttctcattatttttctattattaatatatatatatatatatatatatatataaattatttattatttaattaataatattatttcaatctttttcttcaaaaactcaattaaataatttttgtttattttatcaattctagAAATCAAACCTGGTTAAACTTGGTATCTCCCGAAAACGATTTGAATGGAAGAACAATATTACTTCTCAGTTCTATCAATAATATCTGGAAGTGTAAAACTTGATAAACATAACCAATCATAGGTTATGATTTTATGGATACAGTAGAAGGAAATCTTGAAACTCCTGTCAAATTTCTTCAAGAAAcagatggtcaaaataatacaattcaaattAAGAATCCAAAGTTTAAACAATGACGTATCCAAGATCAAAGGGTACTTGCATGACACCTTTCAACATTAACCGACGAAATTCGTCAACAAGTCTCAAAATTATCTTCGGCGCAAGAACTTTGGAAAACCCTAGAGAAAATTtatgtttctcaatcaaagagCCGACTATTTCAGTTACGGAGTCAACTCCTAAACGCACACAAAGGTAGTGACTATCTTCTTAACTTCATTCAACACATTAAACCTATCAGATGTACTTATCGCTGCCGAACAATATGTTTCTGATCAAGATATGCAACTAACTCTACTCAACGGGCTTGGAGACGAGTTCGCGCCGATGATATGTGCTCTAACTTCCAGACAAAGATCTATCGTTTAATGAGATGACAAACATCCTTCTAAATCATGAACAACgactcatattcaagaaaagaaaattccattatgaaaatatttcgtGCTCAAACGTTTTGGCGAATGTTGCTTATATTAATGGACATGGAGGCGGAAAGAACCAAAGACAGAACCGAGACAATAATCGTTcgcaatgtaatttttgtcataaaattggtcattgctccgaaagttgtttttataatccacattgtcaaatatgtaatgtacaagGACATATTGCTCTCGAGTGCCCTATTTTTAATCATTCCACAAATCCTACGACAATGTTAGTTACATCTTTTACTATTGTAGATCACAATTGGTGTCCAGATTCAGGTGTTACTGACCATATTACTTTCGATCTTAATAATCCACACGTACATGCTCCTTATACAGGTACTCAAACTATCAAAGTCGGAAACGGTATGcctctaaatatttataatattggaaccactaaaattttaaatcaacaaaaatctCTCTACTTACGTAATATCTTACACGTTCCGGATATTACTAAAAATCTGATGAGTGTTGCGAGATTTTCATTAGATAATAACGTATTTTTCGAATTCCACccaaatatttatcttattaaaaaCCGAGATACGAAGATAGTGCTTCTTAAAGGATTACTCAAGGACGAACTTTATTGCATTGAACCTACTAAAAGTTCGTTTTCAACATATtctaataaacaaatatttattggTATTCGATCTCCGGCTCAAATTTGGCATTCACGACTTGGACATCCTTCTAGCACTACTACATCTTTAGTTATATCACACTTTAAATTATCAGTTTCAGGTAGTAATTCTATTtctttttgtggatcatgtcaatatgggaaagcACATAAACTACCTTTTTCGACTTCAAAATCTACATTTATGGCTCCTTTAGACCTAATTCATTCGGATATTTGGGGACCTACTCCTAAATTTTCGTCTACTGGTTGTCgttatttcgtacattttgtggataattttagaaaattcacatggatatatccgctaaagaaaaagtcaaatgttttgaatacgtttatcaactttcttcgacttgttaaaactttatttagtcgtaaaattaaaatattgtaaagtgattggggaggagaatatagaaatttcaaattattaacgGATAATCATGATATTTTACATCGTTTATCTTGCCCACATACTAGTGAGCAAAACAATATTGTTAAACAAAAAATTCGTCATATTACGGAAACTGGTCTCATTTTATTGGCTCATGCATCTATGCCACTACATTATTGGAGTGAAGCTTTTGAAACAGCCACATATCTTATCAATCCTCTTCCTACTCCGACATTACATCAACATTCATCATTCGAGACTATATTTAACTCTTCTCCTGACTATGGTTTTTTGAAGACATTTGGGTGTTTTTGTTATCCACTCACACGGACGTACAATCAACACAAACTTGATTTTCATACTACTGAATGCAGTTTCCTTGGTTACAGTTCATCTCATAAAGGTTATAAGTGTCTTCACATTCTGTCTGGACGAATATTTATCTCTCGACATGTCACTTTTGACGAACTCACTTTTCCTTTCAAAAGTAAGGACCTTGTGCACTtgtttaaaccaaaaaaaagaTAATGAGACATCTCTTCCAACAACTATACTTAATTCATCAATACCACCTCTATTATCTCATATCACTTCACCGTCTCCATCATCACCCTCTTCGACCTCCACAACATCACCAAACACTATATCATCTTCTTCTACCTACTATTATTGTTCTTTCAACACAACCAATTATCACAACAGTTAATGCACATAAATCTTTTActcatcatatgatcacacgTAATAAATCACGATCTATGTCATCATCAGCTCTCATTGCTACTTCTTCCGCTACTACACCTACATGTTTTACCAAAGCTAATAAGGATCCGCAATGGCGTCTTGCCATGACAAATGAATATAACGATCTTATTCAGAATAAAACATTGTCTCTTATTCCTCGTACACCATCTCATAatattgttggatgtaaatgggtTTTCAAACTCAAGCATAAAGTTGGTGGGTCTATTGATCGACATAAAGCACGTCTCGTGGCTAAAGGATTCCATCAACAACAAGGTATTGATTATGAAGAGACATTCATTCTTGTGGAAAAACTCACTACTATTCGTGTTATTCTTTCTTTGGCAATATCTTATCAATGGTTCATTCATCAACTTGATATTAGcaatgcatttcttcatgggtcTCTACAAGAAAAAGTTTACATGgcacaaccacccggttttgtCCATCCAGATTTTCTTAATCATATATGCAAACTTCATAAAGCAATATACGGTCTTAAGCAGTATCCTCGTGCCTGGTATGCTACTCTCCGGACTGCTTTAATATCTCTTGATTTCAAAGAATTGAAATCTGACACGGCTCTTTTCACGTATCATGTACCTTAAATAACATCATACTTTTAGTATATGTGGACGATCTTATTCTCATAGGCAACTCTAAATcgtttctaacaaaaattatatttcaattaaataaattattccctATTAAAGATTTAGGTCAATTACATTACTTTCTTGGAATGGAAGCCACTCGTACCAAAGATGGcttatttctttctcaatccAAGTATATTGACGATATTCTCACTCGGGCTGATATGCTTCAAGCAAAGCCATTACACACTCCCGTCTCTGTTAGCTCATCCCTTTCTAAACATGATGGTGATCATTTATCTGATTCGTTTCTCTATCGTAGTATAGTAGGGCTCTACAATATCTTACACTAACTCGTCCTAAGTTAGCCTTTGATGTCAATCGAGCTTGTCAATTCATGCAAACTCCCACATCTTCTCATTGGGGAGCGGTTAAACGTATTCTTAGATATCTTCGTCATACTCCTCGTCATGGGATCTTTCTTCGTCCAAATTCACAATTCACTCTTGTTGTCTACTCTGATGCTGACTGGGCAGGATGTCCTTATGATCGTCGTTTAACaactggattttgtatttttctaggTGACAACCTCATTTCTTGGAATTTTAAGAAACAACAAGTAGTTGCTCGCTCTAGTACCGAATTTGAATATCGTGCTCTTGCATATACAATTGTTGATCTTTGTTGGATTCAATCTCTACTTAGTGAACTTCgagtttcactttcttcttccccggttctatggtgtgataatattgaTGCCGTATTTTTATCAGCAAACCCGATATTTCATGCTCGCACAAAACATATGGAAATCGATTTTCACTTTGTTCGAGAAAAAGTTACTCGTAAACAACTACTCATCTAGTACATTCCTACTGAAGATCAAGTGGCTGATATTTTCACCAAAGGTCTTTCTTCTCATCGATTTGCTCTTTTACGTAGTAAGCTCACAGTTTGTGCCTCACCTTTTCGCTTAAAGGggatgataaaatattaaataaagaagagaaaatatttatttatatcctATTAATTAGGTTAAATATAATAACGAATTTTTATACtttctcaatttagttatttctctattattattataaatagataaactattataaaaattattattcaatcaataatattatttcaatatttctcTTCAAGAACCTGAATCAACTAATTCTGGTTTATTTTATCCATTCTAAAAATCAAACCTGCTCTGATCCTAAACCAACTCTTATCCTAAGTGttgattaaaatatgaaaaccaTATTAGAAATATgatagctagctagctagggataaattaacaaatatataaataatg
Coding sequences within it:
- the LOC124917537 gene encoding E3 ubiquitin-protein ligase RMA1H1-like; this encodes MDEYFEEALGAGSNHHHEEEVDEYLMKYSDESDSIDEMERRRSCRGFDCNICLDSVEEPVVTLCGHLYCWPCIYKWMNTNNSNENEEEQQQYCCPVCRSDISQDTLVPIYQTTDYNSSDHPSGVIIPPRPAIQFVESNSSILFFDNNHNIEETSNISISSYNGIFGKLVYWRFLGNSSGNPNNSYNLAGTTTSPRLRHHLMKMDESLNRMSFFLLCCALACLILF